One genomic window of Ignavibacteria bacterium includes the following:
- a CDS encoding ABC transporter permease — translation MVKSAIAIFLKDVRSELRTRYALNALLMFVVTTITIIIFAIQSENPSPFILAGILWIVVFFASMSGLSRTFVSEEERGTTLLLQLSVHSSAIINGKIFFNVVLLLALNVFTVLLYFFFLPEFFIRNYAIFLLTMALGTFCLSVSSTLLAAIVAKANTKGTLYPVLSFPILLPLLVTVIDATKLAVEGATFTEASGNFQILISYLITVFIIANLLFDVIWKD, via the coding sequence ATTGTGAAGTCAGCGATTGCTATTTTCTTAAAAGATGTTCGTTCCGAATTACGAACACGATATGCGCTCAATGCGTTATTGATGTTTGTTGTTACTACGATTACGATTATAATATTTGCCATTCAATCAGAAAACCCGTCGCCGTTTATCCTTGCGGGAATTTTATGGATTGTCGTTTTTTTTGCGAGTATGTCGGGGCTTTCACGGACATTTGTTAGTGAAGAAGAACGAGGAACTACGCTATTGTTACAACTTTCCGTGCATTCTTCTGCAATTATCAACGGGAAAATATTTTTCAATGTCGTACTACTTTTGGCTCTGAATGTATTTACCGTACTTCTCTACTTTTTTTTTCTGCCGGAATTTTTTATTCGCAATTATGCAATTTTTCTTCTTACGATGGCATTGGGAACATTCTGTTTGTCTGTGTCATCAACACTTCTTGCGGCGATTGTTGCCAAGGCAAACACGAAGGGAACTCTCTATCCTGTTTTATCGTTTCCCATTTTGCTTCCCTTACTTGTTACTGTAATAGACGCTACAAAACTTGCAGTCGAAGGAGCAACGTTCACTGAAGCGAGCGGAAATTTTCAAATCTTAATTTCGTATCTTATCACCGTTTTTATTATTGCCAATTTGCTTTTTGATGTTATCTGGAAAGATTAG